One genomic segment of Candidatus Nezhaarchaeota archaeon includes these proteins:
- a CDS encoding ribbon-helix-helix protein, CopG family, with amino-acid sequence MSRYVTVSAKVPRELREKAAKFGINVNQLIRRALEEEVRRREREHLKGMAQEVSLILSKVPAEDIVRIVREDRVRG; translated from the coding sequence ATGAGTCGGTACGTGACGGTCTCAGCTAAGGTTCCTCGTGAGCTTAGAGAAAAGGCAGCCAAGTTTGGGATTAATGTCAACCAATTAATAAGGAGGGCTCTTGAGGAGGAGGTCAGGAGGAGAGAGAGGGAGCATCTTAAAGGTATGGCTCAAGAGGTTTCACTCATTCTATCCAAGGTGCCTGCAGAGGATATAGTGAGAATCGTTAGGGAGGATAGGGTGAGGGGTTGA
- a CDS encoding translation elongation factor-like protein translates to MSERELKEVGTVTHYYTRIGVAIVNLVDTLSVGDRILIKGATTNFEQNVESMQIERKNVNTAYSGQTIGLKVIQRVREGDKVYKIV, encoded by the coding sequence ATGTCTGAGAGAGAATTGAAGGAGGTTGGTACAGTAACTCACTACTACACGAGGATAGGTGTTGCTATAGTTAACCTGGTAGACACGTTGTCTGTTGGAGATAGGATCCTCATAAAAGGAGCTACTACAAACTTTGAGCAGAACGTTGAGTCTATGCAGATAGAACGCAAAAACGTTAATACCGCTTATAGTGGGCAAACCATCGGCCTAAAGGTTATTCAGAGAGTTAGAGAAGGAGATAAAGTGTACAAGATCGTTTAA